A genomic window from Paenibacillus sp. FSL K6-0276 includes:
- a CDS encoding ABC transporter permease subunit — MNIRKASFAPRAFMLLLMVYLLLPLLATGIYAFAQDWQNTLLPQAWTLNWFGEMFKDIRFLEALWTSLYLCLISVVLSLTVMLPAVFVITIYFPRWESFMKVIVVLPYAVPGVVAAVGLIRTYSSGPFDIAGTAYLLVGAYFVVILPYMYQGIRNSLLTVNAVELLHAAELLGARRRTAFVNVILPNIWPGVIVSTLLSFSVLFGEFVLTNMLVGGHIQTIQVYLYQRMGESGHLASAIAISYFLFILVLSMVLMKLGKKMGGGVKG, encoded by the coding sequence ATGAATATACGCAAAGCGAGCTTCGCTCCACGCGCCTTCATGCTACTGCTCATGGTTTATTTATTACTTCCACTGTTGGCAACGGGTATTTATGCTTTTGCACAGGACTGGCAGAATACCTTGCTGCCCCAAGCTTGGACGCTGAATTGGTTCGGAGAAATGTTTAAGGATATTCGTTTTTTAGAGGCACTTTGGACCTCGCTGTATTTATGCCTGATCAGCGTGGTGCTGAGTCTGACCGTGATGCTGCCAGCTGTTTTTGTCATCACCATTTATTTTCCGCGCTGGGAGAGCTTTATGAAAGTGATCGTTGTTCTGCCATATGCGGTGCCTGGTGTAGTGGCTGCGGTGGGACTTATTCGTACCTATTCCTCTGGCCCCTTTGATATCGCTGGAACAGCTTATTTATTGGTGGGCGCGTATTTTGTGGTCATTCTTCCCTATATGTATCAGGGCATTCGTAATAGTCTGTTGACCGTTAACGCCGTTGAACTGCTGCATGCTGCGGAATTGCTTGGGGCCCGCCGCAGAACGGCTTTTGTGAATGTGATTTTGCCAAATATCTGGCCTGGAGTTATCGTCTCCACCCTGTTATCATTCTCGGTTCTGTTCGGCGAATTTGTCCTTACAAACATGCTAGTTGGCGGACATATTCAGACGATTCAGGTGTATCTATATCAAAGAATGGGCGAAAGCGGACATTTAGCCAGTGCGATTGCCATCTCGTATTTTCTGTTTATTCTAGTCCTTTCGATGGTACTGATGAAGCTTGGCAAAAAGATGGGAGGAGGCGTTAAGGGATGA
- a CDS encoding extracellular solute-binding protein, whose protein sequence is MKKGIKNQLSMGLMLSLLVLLLAACGNSAKAEETTNGNAGTKELSLTEIENKAKEEGSVISVGMPDSWANWKDTWSDMSSKYGLTHSDTDMSSAEEIAKFDAEKDKPTADIGDVGIAFGSVAVDKGVTQPYKTTYWDEIPDWAKDKDGNWIVGYQGTISFLTNTKLVANPPKSWGDLKNGNYKIIVGDVTKAAQAQMAVLAAAIAFGGDESNIEPGIAFFEDLAKKGRLSNAEASLANIEKGEVEVTLLWDFNALNYRDQINKDGFAVAIPKEGSVVSGYATIINKYAPHPNAAKLTRQYILSDEGQINLAKGYARPIRDSVKLPDDVAAKLLPKEEYVNAKPVGDYKVWEETAKTIPQLWQERVLVHLN, encoded by the coding sequence ATGAAAAAAGGGATCAAAAATCAATTATCGATGGGTCTAATGTTATCCTTGCTCGTCCTGTTGCTTGCTGCTTGTGGAAATTCGGCCAAGGCTGAGGAAACAACGAATGGAAATGCTGGCACCAAAGAGTTAAGTCTGACTGAGATCGAGAATAAAGCTAAAGAAGAGGGCAGTGTTATCAGTGTGGGAATGCCGGATTCCTGGGCGAATTGGAAAGATACATGGAGTGATATGAGTAGTAAGTATGGTCTTACACATTCAGATACCGATATGTCGAGCGCGGAGGAAATTGCCAAGTTTGATGCGGAAAAAGATAAACCAACGGCTGACATCGGAGATGTAGGGATCGCTTTTGGATCGGTTGCCGTGGATAAAGGAGTAACACAACCTTATAAAACGACCTACTGGGATGAGATCCCTGATTGGGCTAAGGATAAGGACGGAAATTGGATTGTCGGCTATCAAGGGACGATTTCGTTTCTGACGAACACCAAGCTCGTGGCTAACCCACCGAAGAGCTGGGGAGATCTGAAGAACGGAAATTACAAAATCATCGTTGGTGATGTAACCAAAGCTGCTCAAGCGCAAATGGCTGTATTGGCCGCAGCGATTGCTTTTGGTGGCGATGAGTCGAACATTGAGCCGGGAATTGCTTTTTTCGAGGATTTGGCTAAAAAAGGACGTCTCTCCAATGCAGAAGCTTCCCTTGCCAACATCGAAAAAGGGGAAGTAGAAGTTACCCTGCTGTGGGATTTCAACGCTTTGAACTATAGAGACCAGATCAACAAAGATGGCTTCGCGGTAGCCATTCCGAAGGAAGGCAGTGTTGTGAGCGGTTATGCAACGATCATTAACAAATATGCGCCGCATCCTAACGCTGCGAAGCTGACACGTCAGTACATCCTTAGTGATGAAGGACAGATTAATCTTGCCAAAGGGTACGCTCGTCCGATCCGTGACAGTGTAAAGCTGCCAGATGATGTTGCTGCTAAGTTGCTGCCAAAAGAGGAATATGTCAACGCCAAACCAGTTGGTGATTACAAGGTGTGGGAAGAGACAGCTAAGACCATTCCGCAGTTATGGCAGGAACGTGTACTTGTACATTTGAACTAG
- a CDS encoding ABC transporter ATP-binding protein — MNDYLKLQGIRKMFGDTCVLDNIDLEIREGELVTLLGPSGCGKSTLLRCIAGLSELDGGRILLENKDLANLPPRKREVGMVFQSYALFPNLTVSQNIEYGMKMRGLSKSARHNRCEELLVLIDLEEKRNVYPQSLSGGQQQRVALARSLAVQPKVLLLDEPLSALDAKIRKNLRAEIRDIQKRFNMTTLFVTHDQEEALILSDRICIMNGGRIVQDGTPEGLYTAPRTEFVARFMGSYNVLTRPEVMALFHGIDSGMDSFAIRPEAVTLLHEGAGQQEAAAGAQLVNGMIKSVSVLGNIIRCTVEAEGIRLTVDLLNDGRWLRVGEGDKVTLALNPSELLHLEREGA; from the coding sequence ATGAACGATTATCTGAAGCTGCAGGGTATACGCAAAATGTTCGGTGATACCTGTGTGCTAGACAATATAGATTTAGAGATTCGCGAAGGGGAGCTTGTGACGCTGCTGGGCCCCTCCGGTTGCGGGAAAAGTACGTTACTGCGCTGCATAGCTGGCCTTTCGGAGCTGGATGGCGGCAGAATTCTTCTAGAGAATAAAGATCTGGCAAATCTGCCGCCCCGTAAACGCGAAGTGGGGATGGTGTTTCAGTCTTATGCTCTATTTCCTAATCTGACGGTGAGCCAAAATATCGAGTATGGAATGAAAATGCGTGGGTTATCCAAATCCGCCCGGCATAATCGCTGCGAGGAGTTGCTGGTATTGATCGATCTGGAGGAGAAGCGCAATGTCTATCCGCAGTCACTCTCCGGTGGACAACAGCAGCGGGTAGCGCTGGCCCGTTCTCTAGCAGTGCAGCCCAAAGTATTACTGCTGGATGAACCCCTGAGTGCACTCGATGCCAAGATTCGTAAGAATCTACGTGCCGAAATTCGCGATATTCAGAAGCGTTTTAACATGACGACACTATTCGTTACGCATGATCAGGAAGAAGCGCTGATCCTATCCGACCGCATCTGCATTATGAACGGTGGACGAATTGTTCAGGATGGAACGCCGGAAGGACTGTACACTGCACCGCGCACAGAGTTCGTTGCTCGGTTCATGGGCAGTTATAACGTATTGACTCGGCCTGAAGTGATGGCGCTGTTCCACGGAATAGATAGTGGTATGGACAGCTTTGCCATTCGCCCCGAAGCCGTAACGCTACTGCATGAGGGAGCGGGACAACAGGAGGCTGCTGCCGGAGCACAACTGGTGAATGGAATGATTAAATCGGTGTCTGTGCTTGGCAATATCATTCGATGTACGGTTGAGGCTGAAGGCATCCGATTAACGGTTGATCTTTTAAATGATGGACGCTGGCTGCGGGTTGGAGAAGGGGACAAAGTCACATTGGCGCTGAACCCTTCCGAGCTTTTACATTTAGAGCGAGAAGGAGCATGA
- a CDS encoding SMP-30/gluconolactonase/LRE family protein, with the protein MKKKLISIVCGFMFISGSLSSIVTAEAVQNTSGDVQGTITQNASSNAVLSLKQPWGLTTVPGSNDLIIVQSGSGTISKWSNGELQTVAGQGAEGYIDDKSAKALFNHPTYTAADSKGNIYISDTDNHVIRKIKNGEVYTLAGTGVAGYKDGQRNEAQFNSPGGLAVDSNNNVYVADTLNHVIRKVTSEGIVTTFAGQQGSNGAYLDGAVASAKFNEPVGLVFDETGNLYVADSGNQMIRLIKGSKVETFAGKATSIDPVTGYMAGGFQNGDRLSALFNRPRGLAYADGVLLIADSLNHRVRAIQKDEKVITVAGQGTSGDQVGALDKVMFNQPSGVALMSGKLYVSDTLNNKLKVLNLDLQALKPLRSEADLLDAVSLLPAGKNIQVWLDGVQVKLNTTTLPLEQSDRIYLPVRALFGSWGADIRWDTASKETVISKGEWTLSLKPDVSLNVQIIKGTLYVAADYLPTVSSFMQVYDEDSHAIVLESGQ; encoded by the coding sequence ATGAAAAAGAAACTCATCTCCATCGTTTGTGGATTTATGTTCATAAGCGGATCACTATCCAGTATCGTTACCGCAGAGGCAGTGCAAAACACAAGCGGTGACGTTCAAGGGACTATCACGCAGAATGCTTCGTCTAATGCTGTACTCTCTCTTAAACAGCCGTGGGGATTGACTACCGTACCTGGTAGCAATGATCTCATTATCGTTCAGTCCGGAAGCGGTACGATCAGCAAGTGGAGTAATGGAGAGCTGCAGACAGTGGCTGGACAAGGTGCTGAAGGATATATCGATGATAAGAGTGCAAAGGCCTTGTTTAATCATCCGACGTATACTGCTGCAGACAGTAAAGGCAATATCTATATCAGTGATACCGACAATCATGTTATCCGCAAAATAAAGAATGGAGAAGTGTACACCCTCGCAGGAACGGGAGTCGCCGGCTACAAAGATGGACAACGCAATGAGGCGCAGTTTAACTCACCAGGTGGATTAGCTGTAGATAGTAATAACAACGTATACGTAGCGGATACACTGAATCATGTGATTCGCAAGGTTACATCAGAAGGTATCGTGACTACTTTTGCGGGTCAACAGGGGAGTAATGGCGCTTATTTGGATGGAGCAGTAGCTTCGGCCAAATTTAATGAGCCCGTGGGTCTTGTGTTCGATGAGACCGGTAATCTCTATGTGGCTGACAGTGGGAATCAGATGATCCGATTGATTAAAGGCAGTAAGGTTGAGACCTTTGCAGGCAAAGCAACCAGTATTGATCCAGTGACTGGTTATATGGCTGGAGGGTTCCAGAATGGAGATCGCCTGTCGGCGCTGTTCAATCGTCCTCGTGGACTGGCCTATGCCGATGGAGTGTTGCTGATTGCTGATAGTCTGAATCATCGGGTTCGGGCCATTCAGAAGGACGAGAAAGTCATCACAGTCGCAGGGCAGGGTACCTCGGGAGATCAGGTTGGAGCGTTGGATAAAGTGATGTTTAATCAGCCTTCCGGTGTTGCACTTATGTCTGGCAAGCTGTATGTATCGGATACGCTGAATAACAAACTAAAGGTATTGAATCTCGATTTGCAAGCCCTTAAGCCACTGCGTAGCGAGGCTGATCTGCTCGATGCGGTCTCGCTGTTACCAGCGGGTAAGAACATTCAAGTATGGTTGGACGGAGTGCAGGTGAAATTAAATACTACTACTCTACCACTTGAGCAATCCGATAGAATATATTTACCGGTTAGAGCGCTATTTGGCTCATGGGGAGCGGACATTCGTTGGGATACAGCAAGCAAAGAAACCGTAATTAGCAAAGGGGAGTGGACACTTTCCCTAAAGCCAGACGTGAGCCTTAATGTGCAAATCATAAAGGGTACTTTGTATGTGGCAGCCGATTATTTGCCGACTGTTTCATCCTTTATGCAGGTTTATGATGAGGACAGTCACGCAATTGTGCTGGAAAGTGGTCAATAA
- a CDS encoding ABC transporter permease subunit, with translation MKQKSRGVILALIPFALMVLAFQLVPVLSMLTGSFQKADGTGFTLGNYLHALQSAYYMQAIKNSLLISLTSSLIGIVVGLFCAYCITRFTPRVRDRLLMLSNMTSNFAGVPLAFAYIILLGNNGVFTLLFKQWGWSVFTDFDLYSWSGLILVYVYFQVPLALLLLYPSFYGIREQWREAASLLGAGPWQFWKTIGLPILTPAIFGTLGILFANAMGAYATAYALVGGNYNLLAVRIGSLVAGDVVTQPQMGSTLAVLLGLTTILAVYLNHLMVRRTERFGAKAFRSDVKAKSSRSLWTAASEEARQ, from the coding sequence TTGAAACAGAAAAGCCGCGGTGTGATCCTGGCACTCATTCCGTTTGCACTGATGGTGTTGGCATTTCAGCTAGTACCTGTATTGTCCATGCTGACGGGAAGTTTCCAAAAGGCAGATGGAACTGGGTTTACGCTAGGCAATTATCTGCATGCACTGCAAAGTGCCTATTACATGCAGGCAATCAAGAACAGCTTGCTGATCTCTTTAACCTCAAGTCTGATAGGGATTGTTGTCGGACTTTTTTGTGCATATTGCATTACCCGATTCACCCCGCGGGTACGGGATAGACTGTTGATGCTGTCAAATATGACCTCTAATTTCGCGGGTGTTCCGCTGGCCTTTGCTTATATCATTTTACTCGGAAATAACGGGGTATTTACGCTCTTATTCAAACAATGGGGCTGGAGTGTTTTTACCGATTTTGATTTATATAGCTGGTCTGGGCTGATTCTGGTGTATGTATATTTTCAAGTTCCGTTAGCCTTACTGCTTTTGTATCCGTCTTTTTATGGCATTCGTGAGCAGTGGAGAGAGGCGGCGTCCTTGCTGGGGGCAGGGCCATGGCAGTTCTGGAAGACGATCGGGCTACCGATTCTAACTCCGGCGATTTTCGGCACGCTCGGGATACTGTTTGCCAATGCGATGGGTGCTTATGCCACGGCGTACGCCTTGGTTGGCGGGAACTATAATCTGCTGGCGGTACGTATCGGTTCACTGGTTGCTGGAGATGTGGTCACTCAGCCACAAATGGGGAGTACGCTCGCTGTCCTGCTTGGTCTGACTACGATTTTGGCAGTCTATTTGAATCATCTGATGGTTCGGCGCACGGAGAGATTTGGAGCTAAAGCGTTCAGATCGGATGTAAAAGCCAAATCTTCTAGGAGCTTATGGACAGCAGCTAGTGAGGAGGCTCGGCAATGA
- a CDS encoding alkaline phosphatase family protein yields the protein MTEMTNKLIVVVLDGLRYDAARKYMGYLEHLVEQGPLSCYRVQSELPSLSRPLYEVLLTGTPVSKNGITANHIVRPSHEESVFHLAVAANLRTAAVAYHWVSELYNSAPFNPLADRHQHNVMKPIQHGSFYFEDHYPDSHVFADAVYLRSAYDPHFLYIHSMNIDDAGHRYGGESKEYELSVRNADGLLATVLPIWMEQGYKILITADHGMNANGYHGGITSSERDVPLYTFGVDVLSLEKEDQAIPQLRLAPLMCHCLGLAPSAAMSKEGLPPFVQKQPHHEVDEPVILG from the coding sequence ATGACGGAAATGACCAATAAACTCATTGTGGTTGTCTTGGACGGACTTAGATATGATGCAGCTCGCAAATACATGGGGTATCTGGAGCATCTTGTGGAGCAGGGCCCCTTATCTTGTTATCGAGTACAGTCGGAATTACCCAGTCTGTCACGCCCGCTTTATGAAGTGCTCTTGACGGGTACACCCGTGTCCAAAAATGGAATTACGGCCAACCATATTGTGAGACCAAGCCATGAAGAGAGTGTATTTCATCTGGCAGTGGCCGCTAATTTGCGAACAGCTGCTGTCGCCTATCATTGGGTCAGTGAGCTTTATAATTCGGCTCCCTTTAATCCACTGGCTGATCGCCATCAGCACAACGTGATGAAGCCGATTCAGCATGGCAGCTTTTATTTCGAGGATCACTATCCCGATAGCCATGTGTTTGCCGATGCTGTGTATTTACGGAGTGCGTATGATCCACATTTTCTTTACATTCACTCCATGAATATAGATGACGCCGGGCATCGTTATGGTGGGGAGAGCAAGGAATATGAGCTTTCAGTGCGTAACGCCGATGGTTTGCTGGCCACTGTTTTGCCAATTTGGATGGAGCAGGGGTATAAGATTCTGATTACGGCAGATCATGGAATGAACGCAAATGGATATCACGGAGGGATAACCTCTTCAGAACGAGATGTGCCGTTGTATACGTTTGGAGTAGATGTATTATCTCTGGAAAAAGAGGATCAGGCAATTCCCCAATTGCGCCTAGCTCCGCTAATGTGCCACTGCTTGGGGCTTGCACCTTCGGCTGCAATGAGCAAGGAAGGATTGCCTCCTTTTGTACAGAAGCAACCACATCATGAAGTGGATGAACCTGTGATTTTAGGATGA